In Pelosinus sp. UFO1, one genomic interval encodes:
- a CDS encoding QueT transporter family protein, producing the protein MDTRYLLRAAMIAVLYTSLTYALAPISYGPLQFRLSEALTLLPILFPEAIYGLFIGTLAANISGGLGLWDIVGGSLATLLAAWCTYRFRMNFFAYLSPIIINALIVGSYLSILYAMPYWFTILSICVSEAIIVFAIGYPLIIILKKYRI; encoded by the coding sequence ATGGATACTCGCTATCTCCTTCGTGCTGCAATGATTGCCGTTTTATATACAAGCCTAACTTATGCTCTAGCACCTATCTCCTATGGTCCCTTACAATTTCGCCTAAGCGAAGCCCTTACCTTGCTCCCTATTCTCTTCCCCGAGGCTATCTATGGATTATTTATCGGTACATTAGCCGCTAATATATCCGGCGGATTAGGTCTGTGGGACATTGTAGGCGGCAGCCTTGCTACGCTGCTGGCAGCTTGGTGCACTTATCGATTTAGAATGAATTTTTTTGCCTACCTGTCTCCCATCATTATTAATGCTCTTATTGTAGGCAGCTATCTTTCTATATTATATGCCATGCCTTATTGGTTTACAATATTATCCATTTGTGTAAGTGAAGCAATTATTGTCTTTGCTATTGGTTATCCGCTTATCATAATACTAAAAAAATATAGGATTTAA